In the Tetrapisispora phaffii CBS 4417 chromosome 7, complete genome genome, one interval contains:
- the AIM19 gene encoding Aim19p (similar to Saccharomyces cerevisiae YIL087C; ancestral locus Anc_2.297) — protein sequence MAMTNLQELSKTPYLAGLQSIMLLTTPVISPATVSPSYVKYQPVLNASTLSTIKNYLYSAKYIGPTNKSCYLFGAALAMGTGMLVDKDIENGSGFVSAWSALYLIASSRGSIKAVAYGKVWPLLLSGIACINSLAYGKRYVSCQFK from the coding sequence ATGGCTATGACGAATTTGCAAGAACTATCCAAGACTCCCTATCTCGCAGGATTACAATCAATAATGTTATTGACTACGCCGGTGATATCTCCTGCGACTGTATCACCTTCATACGTTAAGTATCAACCTGTTTTGAATGCATCGACGTTAAGCACTATCAAGAACTACCTTTACAGTGCAAAATATATTGGGCCCACTAACAAATCATGTTACTTATTTGGAGCCGCATTGGCTATGGGAACTGGAATGCTTGTTGATAAAGACATAGAGAATGGATCTGGATTTGTATCCGCTTGGTCAGCATTATATCTAATTGCATCCTCTAGAGGTTCGATTAAAGCAGTGGCATACGGTAAAGTTTGGCCATTGCTTCTCTCCGGAATAGCATGCATCAACTCTTTAGCGTACGGAAAGAGATATGTGTCGTGCCAATTCAAGTAG
- the VPH1 gene encoding H(+)-transporting V0 sector ATPase subunit a (similar to Saccharomyces cerevisiae VPH1 (YOR270C); ancestral locus Anc_8.718): MSAMVEKEEAVFRSAEMSLVQLYIPQEIARDAVYTVGQLGNIQFLDLNKKVRTFQRTYVEDIRRLDNVERQYRYFYSLLLEHDLKLYETEDDSLRYASLQNSQNGELNILTPPNSSKIDDHVENAKLLEERLSQMESATDTLKQQKSELEQHRYVLQAGDIFFEGPISHSLTHDTSAQTQQAHLQPNFITGVIPRNKVSVLEQILWRVLRGNLYFKQVELDEAIYDATTKKKQDMSAFIVFSPGDLIVQRIRKIAESLDAKLYEVSESAEQRSQKLSEINQNLADLYNVLDTTTTTFESELYAISKELDVWFQEVEREKLVFHTLNKFNYDQNRKILVAEGWVPKDELNILQKALSDMTKNLGTDVPSTLEVLQTNRTPPTYHRTNKFTEAFQNICDCYGIAQYREINAGLPTIVTFPFMFAIMFGDLGHGFIMFLAAAALVLNEKTIGKMKRGEIFDMAFSGRYILLLMGLFSMYTGFLYNDIFSKSMTLFKSGWQWPSHWEEGETIFAKSVGTYPIGLDWSWHGSENELLFSNSYKMKLSILMGFIHMTYSYMFSLANHLYFDSWIDIVGNFLPGLLFMQGIFGYLSLCIVYKWSVDWIKDDKAPPGLLNMLINMFLAPGSIDDELYPHQAKVQVFLLAVALICIPWLLIAKPLHFKLTHKDHIALPTDEENSGLQVSDDINELLTEEGAEDDDDEGHGHGQEEFSDVVIHQVIHTIEFCLNCVSHTASYLRLWALSLAHAQLSSVLWTMTIQIAFGTHGALGVFMTIFLFAMWFVLTCCVLVVMEGTSAMLHSLRLHWVESMSKFFVGDGIYYEPFLFQYIDMEDFAASVVSSSSN; this comes from the coding sequence ATGTCTGCTATGGTTGAGAAAGAAGAGGCCGTCTTCCGTTCGGCGGAAATGTCACTCGTTCAATTGTATATTCCTCAAGAAATTGCAAGAGATGCCGTTTATACTGTAGGTCAATTGGGTAATATCCAGTTCCTTGATTTGAATAAGAAAGTCAGAACCTTCCAAAGAACCTATGTTGAGGATATAAGAAGACTGGACAATGTTGAGAGACAGTATCGTTATTTCTACAGTCTATTACTAGAGCATGACTTGAAACTATACGAAACAGAAGATGATAGTTTGAGATATGCCTCATTGCAAAACTCGCAAAATGGTGagttgaatattttgacACCTCCGAATAGTTCCAAGATTGATGACCATGTGGAAAATGCAAAGTTACTAGAAGAAAGATTGTCTCAAATGGAATCGGCCACTGATACtttaaaacaacaaaaatcCGAATTAGAACAACATAGATATGTCTTGCAAGCAGGtgatattttctttgaagGACCTATCTCGCACAGTTTGACTCATGATACTTCTGCTCAAACTCAACAAGCACACTTGCAACCAAATTTCATTACCGGTGTGATTCCAAGAAATAAAGTTTCTGTTCTGGAACAGATTTTATGGAGAGTGTTGAGAggtaatttatattttaaacaaGTCGAACTAGACGAAGCTATCTATGATGCTACaacaaagaagaaacaagaTATGAGTGCTTTCATTGTGTTTTCTCCCGGTGATTTGATCGTTCAAAGGATTAGAAAAATTGCTGAATCATTGGATGCTAAGTTATATGAAGTCTCTGAATCTGCAGAACAAAGATCGCAAAAATTGAGTGAAATTAACCAAAATTTGGCAGATTTGTACAACGTCTTAGACACAACAACAACCACATTCGAAAGTGAATTATATGCAATCTCAAAAGAATTAGACGTTTGGTTTCAGGAAGTTGAAAGAGAGAAATTAGTATTCCACACTCTAAACAAGTTCAACTATGAtcaaaatagaaaaattttAGTAGCAGAAGGTTGGGTTCCAAAGGATGAACTAAACATTTTACAAAAAGCATTAAGCGATATGACAAAGAATTTAGGTACCGATGTTCCTTCTACTCTTGAAGTTTTGCAAACAAATAGAACCCCACCAACTTACCACAGaactaataaatttacaGAAGCCTTTCAAAACATTTGTGACTGTTATGGTATTGCTCAATATAGAGAGATCAATGCAGGTTTACCAACTATTGTCACTTTCCCATTCATGTTCGCCATTATGTTTGGTGATTTAGGTCATGGTTTTATCATGTTCTTAGCCGCTGCAGCTTTGGTTTTGAATGAAAAAACAATAggtaaaatgaaaagaggcgaaatttttgatatgGCATTTTCAGgaagatatatattactGTTGATGGGTTTATTCTCTATGTACACTGGTTTCTTATACAATGATATCTTCTCTAAGTCTATGACTTTATTTAAATCCGGTTGGCAATGGCCAAGTCACTGGGAGGAAGGTGAGACGATTTTTGCAAAAAGTGTTGGAACATACCCAATTGGTTTAGATTGGTCATGGCATGGTagtgaaaatgaattacTATTTTCAAACTCTTATAAAATGAAGTTATCCATTTTGATGGGTTTCATTCACATGACTTACTCATATATGTTTTCATTAGCAAACCATTTGTACTTTGATTCATGGATTGATATTGTTGGCAATTTCCTTCCTGGTCTATTATTTATGCAAGGTATTTTTGGTTATTTGTCTCTATGTATTGTTTACAAATGGTCTGTTGATTGGATAAAGGATGATAAGGCTCCTCCAggtttattaaatatgCTCATTAATATGTTTTTAGCACCAGGATCAATTGATGACGAACTGTATCCGCACCAAGCCAAAGTTCAAGTATTTTTGCTTGCAGTTGCATTGATTTGTATTCCATGGTTATTAATTGCAAAACCTTTGCATTTTAAACTTACTCACAAAGACCATATTGCATTACCAacagatgaagaaaattctGGATTACAAGTTTCAgatgatattaatgaaCTTCTAACTGAAGAAGGTgctgaagatgatgatgatgaaggtCATGGTCATGGTCAAGAAGAGTTTAGTGACGTTGTAATCCATCAAGTCATTCACACAATCGAATTTTGTTTGAACTGTGTTTCACACACCGCCTCTTATTTACGTTTATGGGCTTTATCGTTGGCTCATGCCCAATTATCAAGTGTTCTGTGGACTATGACTATTCAAATTGCATTTGGAACTCATGGCGCTTTAGGTGTTTTTATGACAATCTTCCTATTTGCTATGTGGTTTGTTTTAACATGTTGTGTTCTGGTGGTTATGGAAGGTACCTCTGCTATGTTACATTCATTACGTCTACATTGGGTTGAATCCATGTCAAAGTTTTTTGTTGGTGATGGTATTTATTATGAGCCATTTTTATTccaatatattgatatgGAAGATTTTGCCGCTTCAGTTGTCTCTAGCAGTTCAAATTAG
- the TPHA0G00780 gene encoding histone H3 (similar to Saccharomyces cerevisiae HHT2 (YNL031C); ancestral locus Anc_2.298): MARTKQTARKSTGGKAPRKQLASKAARKSAPSTGGVKKPHRYKPGTVALREIRRFQKSTELLIRKLPFQRLVREIAQDFKTDLRFQSSAIGALQESVEAYLVSLFEDTNLAAIHAKRVTIQKKDIKLARRLRGERS, encoded by the coding sequence ATGGCTAGAACTAAGCAAACAGCTAGAAAGTCAACTGGTGGTAAAGCCCCAAGAAAACAATTGGCCTCCAAGGCTGCCAGAAAATCTGCTCCATCTACCGGTGGTGTCAAGAAACCTCACAGATATAAGCCAGGTACCGTTGCTTTAAGAGAAATCAGAAGATTCCAAAAGTCCACCGAATTATTAATCAGAAAATTGCCATTCCAAAGATTAGTCAGGGAAATCGCTCAAGATTTCAAAACTGATTTAAGATTCCAATCCTCTGCTATCGGTGCCTTACAAGAATCCGTCGAAGCTTACTTAGTTTCCTTATTCGAAGACACTAACTTGGCTGCCATTCACGCTAAGAGAGTTACCATTCAAAAGAAGGATATCAAATTAGCTAGAAGATTAAGAGGTGAAAGATCATAG
- the TPHA0G00790 gene encoding histone H4 (similar to Saccharomyces cerevisiae HHF2 (YNL030W); ancestral locus Anc_2.299) yields MSGRGKGGKGLGKGGAKRHRKILRDNIQGITKPAIRRLARRGGVKRISGLIYEEVRAVLKTFLESVIRDAVTYTEHAKRKTVTSLDVVYALKRQGRTLYGFGG; encoded by the coding sequence ATGTCCGGTAGAGGTAAAGGTGGTAAAGGTTTAGGTAAGGGTGGTGCTAAGAGACACAGAAAGATTCTAAGAGATAACATTCAAGGTATCACCAAGCCAGCTATCAGAAGATTAGCTAGAAGGGGTGGTGTCAAGCGTATTTCAGGTTTAATTTACGAAGAAGTCAGAGCTGTCTTGAAGACTTTCTTAGAATCTGTTATCAGAGATGCTGTCACTTACACTGAACACGCCAAGAGAAAGACTGTTACTTCTTTAGATGTTGTTTATGCATTAAAGAGACAAGGTAGAACCTTATACGGTTTCGGTGGTTAA
- the RBL2 gene encoding Rbl2p (similar to Saccharomyces cerevisiae RBL2 (YOR265W); ancestral locus Anc_8.714), whose translation MAPTQLEIKVKALQRLVKEETFYQQELVEQSEHVEKMKSDASTDPYDLKKQVEVLEDTQRLFPTLYKKIGEFKDNLQEFIDKYEGSESLDSAKEALKSATELLNSKK comes from the coding sequence ATGGCTCCAACCCAATTAGAAATCAAAGTTAAGGCGTTACAAAGACTAGTGAAGGAAGAAACTTTCTATCAACAGGAACTAGTAGAACAGTCCGAACATGTTGAGAAGATGAAGAGTGATGCTTCCACAGACCCATACGATTTGAAGAAACAGGTGGAGGTGTTGGAAGATACTCAAAGGTTGTTTCCTACTCTTTATAAGAAAATAGGTGAGTTCAAGGACAATCTACAAGAATTCATCGACAAATATGAGGGTTCTGAATCTTTGGATTCCGCTAAAGAAGCGTTAAAGTCTGCTACGGAATTGTTGAACtcaaagaaataa
- the HRK1 gene encoding putative serine/threonine protein kinase HRK1 (similar to Saccharomyces cerevisiae HRK1 (YOR267C); ancestral locus Anc_8.716) encodes MTNILPDSFQMDDRERNQANTHHHHHGHHGHAHSNNAPIKTRRSFLNMLNLDKRISANSTTSSVVSNSSVSSLDYLTSPEVSDDSKFQNGMSNRSSDKQYNVDSVNIITDSNNANFIITSSISPTWGSRRASHSMANLKKFFRSPISKKKKQINMHGSPTTTTSSDYAMNSNHSSYSHINANHHRQPHHSQRTGSEQFEHSSIINSISPNNQRNVEHKQHTQSAIPPTIESSLSLSNKVDIFHDDSILVQKYGKLGKLLGSGAGGSVKIINRSSDGATFAVKEFRPQKPRESDREYHKKCTAEFLIGSVLHHPNIIETLDIFIDYRHHKYFEVMEYCPVDFFAVVMSNKMSRNEINCCIKQLTEGVKYLHDKGMAHRDLKLDNCVMNKDGILKIIDFGSSVVFKYPFEKDTVMAHGIVGSDPYLAPEVLTSSNSYDPQMVDVWSIAIIYCCLMLKRFPWKIPHPETDENFRLFCLPDEVEHDYVESARTHELLIKEKMMSKKLQQQGYIPEQQEYVSTKQQSQQVNNISSIPSQLPPTNTETEQVNSSSTNHRDNGNTHRRVEGPYRLFKLLPHASRPILSRMLELDPKKRATLEDVYNDEWFSSQAFCTQNKNKEVMRAPGHHHTIVTEQDGVVNEYRI; translated from the coding sequence ATGACAAATATTCTGCCGGACTCGTTTCAAATGGATGACCGCGAACGGAATCAGGCTAATACCCATCACCACCACCATGGCCATCATGGTCATGCACACAGCAACAATGCGCCAATTAAGACAAGAAGGTCGTTTCTGAATATGCTAAATTTGGATAAAAGAATCTCTGCTAACAGCACGACATCGTCAGTAGTCTCCAATAGTTCCGTCAGTTCATTGGATTATCTAACGTCTCCAGAGGTAAGTGATGATTCGAAATTCCAAAATGGAATGTCAAATCGAAGCAGCGATAAACAATATAACGTTGATTCCGTGAACATCATCACAGATAGCAACAATGcaaattttatcattacAAGCTCCATTTCTCCTACATGGGGTAGCAGAAGAGCATCGCATTCGATGGccaatttgaaaaaattcttCAGGTCACCAATATcgaagaaaaagaaacaaatcAATATGCATGGCTCACCAACGACTACGACTAGCTCAGATTATGCTATGAATTCAAACCATTCTAGTTATTCCCATATAAATGCCAATCACCATCGTCAACCTCATCATTCCCAAAGAACTGGATCTGAACAGTTTGAGCAttcatcaattattaaCTCAATTTCTCCAAATAATCAAAGAAATGTAGAACACAAACAGCATACACAGTCTGCAATCCCACCTACAATCGAGTCCTCCCTGTCATTATCCAATAAGGTAGATATTTTTCATGATGATTCTATTTTGGTTCAAAAATATGGTAAACTCGGTAAATTACTTGGTTCTGGTGCTGGTGGTTCTGTCAAAATCATTAACAGATCATCAGACGGTGCTACATTTGCTGTTAAGGAATTCAGACCTCAGAAACCAAGAGAATCTGATAGAGAATATCACAAGAAGTGTACAGCAGAGTTTTTAATTGGTTCTGTTTTACATCATCCTAATATCATTGAAACCttggatatttttattgactACAGACAtcataaatattttgaagtcATGGAATATTGTCCAGTTGATTTCTTTGCAGTCGTCATGTCTAATAAAATGTCcagaaatgaaataaattgCTGCATAAAACAATTAACAGAAGGTGTTAAATACTTACATGATAAAGGAATGGCTCATAGGGATTTGAAATTAGACAATTGTGTCATGAATAAAGATGGTATACtgaaaattattgatttcGGTAGTAGTGTAGTTTTCAAATATCCATTTGAAAAAGATACTGTAATGGCGCATGGTATTGTTGGTAGTGATCCTTATTTAGCTCCAGAAGTGTTAACTTCTTCGAATAGCTACGATCCACAAATGGTAGATGTGTGGTCAATTGCTATTATCTATTGTTGTCTGATGCTAAAGAGATTTCCATGGAAGATTCCACATCCAGAAActgatgaaaattttagatTGTTCTGCTTACCAGATGAGGTAGAACATGATTACGTTGAGTCAGCTAGAACCCACGAACttttaattaaagaaaaaatgatgTCTAAAAAACTACAACAACAAGGTTATATCCCTGAGCAGCAGGAGTATGTATCAACTAAACAACAATCTCAGCAggttaataatatatcatctATACCATCCCAGCTTCCTCCTACAAATACTGAAACCGAACAAGTTAATTCCAGTTCCACAAATCATCGCGACAATGGTAACACGCATAGGAGAGTAGAAGGTCCATACCGTTTATTCAAATTGCTTCCTCATGCATCGAGACCCATCCTTTCTAGAATGTTAGAGCTTGATCCTAAGAAGAGAGCTACATTAGAAGATGTATATAATGATGAATGGTTTTCCTCTCAAGCTTTCTGTACACAAAATAAGAACAAAGAAGTTATGAGAGCCCCAGGACATCATCATACCATTGTCACCGAACAAGATGGAGTTGTCAATGAATACAGAATATGA
- the DSE3 gene encoding Dse3p (similar to Saccharomyces cerevisiae DSE3 (YOR264W); ancestral locus Anc_8.713), with the protein MHIKYFGQKIEKDIDFIRPASLTLTSEDLLNLPNIPTDQFSALGDASIDPKQKKLSRKFGGTIRLKKRLSSVPELFIRDFKSKSGEKKKSNTNDYIRHVSNFEALPEDPINEYDKPFLPRPVPSIKLDKNFKSVSSGSVLITTDVYSNQVALPLVATPLHARNTNVQNNQNNINEGIAKTSSDFLLDEILTYYQKDYDMKPSNLQEEIDNVLVALDNKNASIKKPLNNLANPKIVSPEYDSMSLTSLPTLERYETGDTGPKLDTLMSSPEYTGNSGSDAWSSSGAEFSDADSITASINHIPVEPKRSRTLDPCRVHKTVITAQLFQWHDDLDYDDSREILENTALKNVSVQSNIDQFDNSLKILQNKINNIEIASTRSYSGTSSIYTAL; encoded by the coding sequence ATgcatatcaaatattttggtCAGAAGATCGAAAAAGATATCGATTTTATAAGACCTGCTTCATTGACTTTGACGTCTGAAGACTTGTTAAATCTACCCAACATCCCAACGGACCAGTTCTCTGCCTTGGGTGACGCTAGCATCGATCCAAAGCAAAAGAAACTTTCCAGGAAATTCGGTGGTACTATCAGATTGAAAAAGAGATTATCTTCAGTTCCAGAACTGTTCATTAGGGACTTCAAGTCAAAGAGTGgagaaaagaagaaatcaaaTACAAATGACTATATTCGCCATGTCTCGAACTTCGAAGCATTGCCTGAAGATCCAATTAACGAATATGACAAACCATTCTTACCACGTCCAGTGCCGTCCATCAAATTAGATaagaatttcaaaagtGTTTCATCCGGTTCTGTATTGATCACCACAGATGTATACTCGAACCAAGTTGCTCTGCCTTTGGTTGCGACTCCATTACATGCGCGCAATACCAATGTCCAAAATAATCAgaataatatcaatgaaGGTATCGCTAAGACCAGTAGTGACTTTTTACTAGATGAAATTCTAACTTACTACCAAAAAGATTACGACATGAAGCCATCCAATttacaagaagaaattgataacGTCCTGGTGGCGCTAGATAACAAAAATGCAAGCATAAAGAAACCACTCAACAATCTAGCAAACCCTAAGATTGTCAGCCCCGAATATGACTCGATGTCTCTAACTAGTCTTCCTACGTTGGAGCGTTATGAAACAGGAGATACTGGCCCGAAATTAGACACACTAATGTCTAGTCCAGAATACACAGGCAACAGTGGTTCTGACGCCTGGAGTTCGTCTGGTGCTGAATTTTCTGACGCCGACTCCATCACAGCATCCATAAATCACATTCCAGTGGAACCAAAACGTTCTAGAACATTAGACCCATGTAGAGTACACAAGACGGTAATAACCGCACAACTATTCCAATGGCATGATGACCTCGATTACGACGATAGCAGAgaaatattagaaaatacAGCGTTGAAGAATGTATCGGTACAGTCGAACATCGACCAGTTCGACAACTCgttaaaaattttacaaaataaaataaacaacaTTGAGATTGCGTCTACCAGATCATATTCTGGGACAAGTAGTATATACACTGCTCTATGA
- the PAC1 gene encoding Pac1p (similar to Saccharomyces cerevisiae PAC1 (YOR269W); ancestral locus Anc_8.717), with translation MATNYDWELPLSRQQKIQLDKSIIDYVTWNYKVLGQQDPIGETAHQQDLVVRGLKLLFTKQGDEGVEEGVEENNDDAIREDELLLPKKWNSIVRLQRRIVDMEKTQKELNSHIIYLNKVFKEYKENNHGNSVTSLASRDWLPSDSPFGTIMLDSMVTAIKLHPYLSMVFIGTDYGKLYAYDIFTMDLPVAVIQSHTKSITSIDVLKVHDPVTDTDSLLIAVVSKDLVLKIYNFKNNNSFVLVRSMKSHSHIISDVKIWLNENNNIIEYNNKILIATCSRDKTVKIWDYENSFVINTLELHSDWIRALDILGDYLLTGSQDTTLRFTHWPTNTGLSIGEGHTFPIESVKFIPIVGKEINAVIEEEDKNSPSSQTLMEIDEEYKTMLGFKYCVSASRDKTIKIWQIPIPKFIGNNKNKPLVNNMSSNFKCILTLVGHESWVKDLKIRGRYLFSCSDDSTIRCWDLHTGKCLKVLKDVHNAFITCIDVDPLSDNKSDSLDRELMVSGAVDSTCNILLK, from the coding sequence ATGGCAACTAACTACGATTGGGAATTGCCGTTGTCAAGGcaacaaaaaattcaattggaTAAAAGTATTATCGATTACGTAACCTGGAATTATAAAGTGCTTGGTCAGCAAGATCCGATCGGAGAGACGGCACATCAGCAGGATCTGGTGGTTCGTGGTCTGAAGCTTCTGTTCACGAAGCAAGGAGATGAGGGCGTCGAGGAGGGCGTCGAGGAGAATAACGATGATGCCATTAGGGAAGACGAGTTGTTGCTGCCCAAGAAATGGAACTCGATCGTACGGTTGCAACGTCGAATTGTAGACATGGAGAAAACCCAAAAGGAACTGAATAGTCACATTATCTATTTGAACAAAGTGTTTAAGGAATACAAAGAAAACAACCATGGTAATAGCGTGACTAGTTTGGCCTCGAGGGACTGGCTCCCTTCGGATTCGCCTTTTGGTACAATCATGCTAGACTCGATGGTAACTGCTATCAAATTACATCCATATCTTTCCATGGTATTCATAGGAACGGATTATGGAAAGCTATACGCTTACGATATATTTACTATGGATCTACCAGTGGCTGTCATACAGAGTCATACAAAGTCAATAACTTCTATCGATGTGTTAAAAGTACACGATCCGGTGACAGACACCGACTCTCTCTTGATAGCGGTGGTGTCAAAGGATTTGGttcttaaaatttataatttcaaaaataataatagtttcGTTTTAGTCAGATCAATGAAAAGTCATTCACATATCATCTCAGATGTTAAGATATGGTTGAAcgaaaacaacaacatcATTGAgtataataacaaaattcTGATAGCGACTTGTTCCAGAGATAAAACTGTAAAAATTTGGGATTATGAGAATTCCTTTGTCATCAACACATTGGAATTACATTCCGATTGGATCAGGGCGTTGGATATACTTGGAGATTATCTGTTGACTGGATCGCAAGATACCACTTTAAGATTCACACATTGGCCCACCAATACAGGTCTATCGATAGGTGAAGGTCATACTTTTCCAATTGAATCGGTTAAGTTTATACCTATAGTGGGGAAAGAAATAAATGCAGTTATTGAGGAAGAGGACAAAAATTCACCTTCCTCGCAAACGCTGATGgaaattgatgaagaatACAAAACGATGCTAGGATTCAAATATTGTGTTTCTGCATCAAGAGATAAAACCATTAAAATATGGCAAATTCCAATACCAAAATTTATAGGTAATAACAAGAATAAGCCATTAGTCAATAATATGAGTTCGAATTTTAAATGCATACTGACACTAGTTGGTCATGAATCATGGgtaaaagatttaaaaattagAGGTcgttatttattttcatgTAGTGATGATAGTACCATTCGCTGCTGGGATTTGCATACTGGAAAATGTCTTAAAGTACTGAAAGATGTTCATAATGCTTTCATCACCTGTATTGACGTTGATCCTCTGAGTGATAATAAAAGTGATTCGCTGGATAGAGAGCTCATGGTTAGCGGTGCGGTAGATTCAACATGCAATATTTTACTGAAATAG
- the PNT1 gene encoding Pnt1p (similar to Saccharomyces cerevisiae PNT1 (YOR266W); ancestral locus Anc_8.715): MFNRFLTNPLLNRSSGIQNTIARFKHVSANATTYPLPERLINFSTKNDFNESLQNNETLRELMVAYQKGNFKIVDAYADEVAEELNSIRSLPRTIFPKDEIFQKVDNDKKIGQWRKPAMKWIRTGLHLMKYYRNGMHNTIKVFRETKSIPKRLKDQSQTPLVTKLFHIIEINEIEYSKLKLDTIKTIPITRKEFVEYSRRKEIWKLPIFFLVALIFEEMTAIICYFFPRMVPYNCLTPGGFKHLSLMNIKKSKPSILTKNSNSTYISPYSASRETVYGHLQGKLSDLYISSWKLRICKLTNNKTIPSEALMTLYHHTFVDDWLVLQHILHNKNNTVLSYEELVNMILLRKLYKPTEDLNKMSNDDLGRKVLVWRLIFYWSYRFNNVVTTHKNSMSHDHETPLFSQKWGVSNISTFNNPGTLNGELFEKGNLNIFK, translated from the coding sequence ATGTTCAATCGTTTTTTGACAAACCCACTTCTCAATAGAAGCAGTGGGATCCAGAATACTATTGCGAGATTTAAACATGTTTCCGCCAATGCTACCACATACCCTCTCCCAGAAAGATTAATTAACTTCTCAACGAAGAATGACTTTAATGAGTCCTTGCAAAATAATGAGACATTACGGGAGCTTATGGTTGCTTATCAAAAGggtaattttaaaattgttgatgCTTATGCTGACGAGGTTGCTGAAGAATTAAACTCGATTCGTTCGTTACCAAGAACCATATTTCCAAAGgatgaaatatttcaaaaagttgataatgataaaaaaattggtCAATGGAGAAAACCTGCAATGAAATGGATAAGAACTGGTTTACATCTCATGAAATACTATAGGAACGGTATGCACAATACTATTAAAGTCTTCAGGGAAACGAAGTCAATTCCGAAAAGGTTAAAAGATCAATCACAGACACCATTGgtaacaaaattatttcatattATCGAAATTAATGAGATCGAATActcaaaattaaaattagataCCATTAAAACGATACCTATAACGAGGAAAGAGTTTGTAGAATATTCTAGGAGAAAAGAGATTTGGAAATTGCCCATTTTCTTTCTAGTTGCCTTAATCTTCGAAGAGATGACGGCTATCATTTGTTACTTTTTTCCAAGAATGGTACCATATAATTGTTTAACGCCTGGTGGCTTTAAACATTTATCTTTAATGAACATAAAGAAGTCTAAACCAAGTATACtaacaaaaaattcaaattccaCGTATATTTCACCCTATAGTGCATCAAGGGAAACAGTATATGGTCACCTTCAAGGAAAACTATCCGATTTgtatatttcttcttggaAGCTAAGGATATGCAAACTAACAAACAACAAAACAATCCCTTCAGAAGCATTAATGACGTTATATCATCATACCTTTGTGGATGACTGGCTAGTTTTACAGCATATTCTgcataataaaaataatactgTGTTAAGTTACGAAGAGTTAGTCAATATGATTTTACTTAGGAAATTGTACAAACCAACCgaagatttgaataaaatgaGTAATGACGATCTTGGTAGAAAAGTATTAGTGTGGCGTTTGATTTTCTATTGGTCCTATAGATTCAATAATGTCGTCACAACTCATAAAAATAGTATGTCTCACGATCACGAAACACCATTATTCAGTCAAAAATGGGGCgtatcaaatatttcaaccTTTAATAACCCCGGAACATTGAATGGGGAACTGTTCGAGAAAGGAAAccttaatatatttaaatag